In Anaerolineales bacterium, the following proteins share a genomic window:
- the tatC gene encoding twin-arginine translocase subunit TatC — translation MISFLKKIFWAVAFPFVLLYRILRAPFVLAKYVWGFLTTDSKEDTQKEFWDHIEDLRGHLLRIVLGIALMVGISFYFTVPLMEFLAQPVNGLPNLQAIEVTEEIGVFMRVALTSGIIIALPYIAFEIWLFAARGMTAREKKFSLLAIPAASLLFAVGVGFTYFTLIPAALPFLGGFTEIAQFWTAKEYFGFITGLMLWIGIFFEFPLVIFVLSYFGFVPPKILAQQWRLAIVIIAILAAAVTPTIDPVNMGLVMLPMVLLYFVSVGLSYVAAALRGNKEPDEESTPTQEKQAAR, via the coding sequence ATGATTAGTTTCCTCAAAAAGATCTTCTGGGCGGTCGCCTTTCCATTTGTCCTGCTGTATCGCATCCTCAGGGCGCCCTTCGTGCTGGCAAAATATGTGTGGGGGTTTCTCACCACCGATTCAAAGGAAGATACGCAGAAAGAATTTTGGGATCACATCGAAGACCTGCGCGGTCATCTTTTGCGAATCGTCCTCGGCATCGCGCTGATGGTGGGAATTTCGTTCTACTTCACCGTCCCGTTGATGGAGTTCCTCGCTCAACCCGTGAACGGATTGCCCAACTTGCAAGCCATCGAAGTGACCGAGGAGATCGGCGTTTTCATGCGCGTCGCGTTGACGAGTGGGATCATCATCGCCCTCCCGTACATCGCCTTCGAGATTTGGTTGTTCGCCGCCAGAGGCATGACCGCCCGTGAAAAAAAGTTCAGCCTGCTGGCGATTCCCGCCGCTTCGCTTCTTTTCGCCGTGGGAGTTGGCTTCACCTACTTCACCCTCATCCCCGCCGCGCTTCCGTTTCTGGGAGGCTTCACCGAGATCGCTCAGTTCTGGACGGCGAAAGAATATTTCGGCTTCATCACCGGGCTGATGTTGTGGATCGGCATATTTTTCGAATTCCCGTTGGTGATCTTCGTGTTGAGTTATTTCGGGTTCGTGCCGCCGAAGATATTGGCGCAACAATGGAGGCTGGCAATCGTCATCATCGCTATCCTCGCCGCGGCAGTGACGCCCACCATTGACCCGGTGAACATGGGGCTGGTCATGTTGCCAATGGTGTTGTTATACTTCGTCAGTGTCGGCTTGAGTTACGTTGCCGCGGCGCTGCGCGGGAACAAAGAGCCGGATGAGGAGTCAACGCCGACGCAGGAGAAGCAAGCCGCCCGGTAG
- a CDS encoding penicillin acylase family protein, translating to MSKTKIVLKRTGLGALILVLLLVGGGGFYFKSYLPNTVAPKSFPQIDGTIQLEGLDGPVDIYRDHMGIPHIYATTAHDLFFAQGYVHAQDRFWQMDFWRHIGSGRLAEMFPSQADTDAFLRTLGWRVTAEQEYAQLDADSKAIVDSYTAGVNAYIEGKEDIDLSLEYALLGLPILAPDYKIEPWTPIHSLTWGKAMAWDLRANMDEEIQRAVLVKTLTPEQIAELFPAYPADHPVIVNKIGDLTSASAPTPASAFDIPDATLAALQKNASLLDVALGPAGDGIGSNSWAVSGKLSSTGMPILANDPHLGIQMPSIWYQIHLECKPVSDACPFNVAGFSFAGVPGVVIGHNEHVAWGFTNVGPDVMDLYIERVNPDNPNQYEVNGEWVNFETRKETINVAGGDPIELTVRLTRHGPVISDDFGPLKNVGDPEDKEFVPFKDRSGIELPEQYVIALKWTALSPSTPFKAIWGFNTAKNWDEFRAAAQEFHVPPQNLLYADVEGNIAYQMPGDIPIRAKGDGTIPVPGWTDEYEWNGYIPFEELPYTVNPPEGYIATANNQVPPSDYPHWITYDWDYGFRAQRIVDMIQNAPGKIDIAYIQQMQGDSFDANAALYVPILLETDGLSEEHVNLLKDWDFQDRVDSTAAAVFNAFWRHLLQNTFNDDMPEARYFPDGGSRWNEIMRHMDASSAWWDDRSTKDVVETQNDIVKKSFEQGVAELEEIFGKDTSKWKWGDMHASTFRNGTLGESGIGLIENLFNRGPFPTGGGEALVNATGWSVRDGYETNWLPSMRMIVDMGNLSNSVTVHTTGQSGHAYHPHYSDMAELWTGIDYYPMLWDLDTVTADAEGHLVLTP from the coding sequence ATGTCAAAAACAAAGATCGTTCTCAAACGCACGGGGCTAGGCGCATTGATTCTCGTCCTTCTGCTTGTCGGAGGAGGCGGGTTTTATTTTAAAAGTTACCTGCCCAACACCGTCGCGCCGAAATCCTTCCCGCAAATTGACGGGACGATTCAACTCGAAGGTCTCGACGGACCCGTTGACATTTATCGCGACCACATGGGCATCCCGCACATCTACGCGACCACCGCGCACGACCTGTTCTTCGCGCAGGGCTACGTCCACGCGCAGGATCGTTTCTGGCAGATGGATTTTTGGCGGCACATCGGTTCCGGCAGGCTCGCCGAAATGTTCCCCTCGCAAGCCGACACCGACGCCTTCCTCCGCACACTGGGGTGGCGCGTCACCGCTGAGCAGGAATACGCGCAACTCGACGCGGACTCAAAAGCCATCGTCGACTCGTACACCGCTGGCGTCAACGCCTACATCGAGGGCAAAGAGGATATCGACCTCAGCCTCGAATACGCGCTCCTCGGCTTGCCCATCCTCGCGCCCGATTACAAGATCGAACCGTGGACGCCCATCCACAGCCTCACATGGGGCAAAGCCATGGCATGGGATTTGCGCGCCAACATGGACGAAGAGATCCAACGCGCCGTGCTCGTGAAAACCCTCACGCCGGAGCAAATCGCCGAACTGTTCCCCGCCTACCCCGCCGACCATCCGGTGATCGTCAACAAGATCGGCGATCTGACTTCCGCCAGCGCGCCGACTCCCGCTTCCGCTTTTGACATCCCCGACGCGACGCTCGCCGCCCTTCAGAAAAACGCTTCTCTTCTCGACGTGGCGCTTGGTCCGGCAGGCGACGGCATCGGCTCCAACTCGTGGGCGGTCTCGGGCAAACTCTCCTCCACTGGAATGCCGATTCTCGCCAACGATCCGCATCTCGGCATTCAGATGCCGTCCATTTGGTATCAAATTCATTTGGAATGTAAACCCGTGTCGGACGCTTGTCCGTTCAACGTGGCAGGCTTTTCGTTCGCGGGCGTGCCGGGTGTTGTCATCGGACACAACGAACACGTCGCTTGGGGCTTCACCAACGTCGGTCCCGATGTGATGGATTTGTACATCGAGCGCGTCAACCCCGACAACCCGAACCAATACGAGGTCAACGGCGAATGGGTGAATTTTGAAACGCGCAAGGAAACCATCAATGTCGCGGGCGGCGACCCGATCGAGTTGACCGTGCGCCTCACCCGCCACGGACCCGTGATCTCCGACGATTTCGGTCCGCTGAAAAATGTGGGCGACCCGGAAGACAAAGAGTTCGTGCCGTTCAAAGACCGCTCCGGCATTGAACTGCCCGAACAATACGTCATCGCCCTCAAATGGACGGCGCTTTCACCGTCTACGCCGTTCAAAGCCATTTGGGGTTTCAACACCGCGAAAAACTGGGATGAGTTTCGCGCGGCGGCGCAGGAATTCCATGTGCCGCCTCAAAACCTGTTGTATGCCGACGTGGAAGGCAACATCGCGTATCAAATGCCCGGTGACATTCCCATCCGCGCCAAAGGCGATGGAACAATTCCCGTCCCCGGCTGGACGGACGAATACGAGTGGAACGGATACATTCCATTCGAGGAATTGCCGTACACCGTCAACCCGCCCGAGGGCTATATCGCGACTGCCAATAATCAAGTCCCACCATCCGATTATCCGCACTGGATCACCTACGATTGGGATTACGGCTTCCGCGCCCAACGCATCGTGGACATGATTCAAAACGCGCCGGGCAAAATTGACATTGCATACATCCAGCAAATGCAGGGCGATTCGTTCGACGCCAACGCTGCGCTCTACGTGCCGATTCTGCTCGAGACCGACGGGCTTTCCGAAGAACACGTCAACTTATTGAAAGATTGGGATTTTCAGGACCGGGTCGATTCGACTGCGGCGGCGGTGTTCAACGCGTTTTGGCGTCATCTCCTGCAAAACACCTTCAACGATGACATGCCCGAAGCGCGTTACTTCCCCGACGGTGGCTCGCGCTGGAACGAAATCATGCGCCACATGGACGCCTCGTCGGCATGGTGGGACGACCGCTCGACAAAAGATGTAGTCGAAACACAAAATGACATTGTCAAAAAATCCTTCGAGCAGGGCGTCGCCGAACTGGAGGAAATCTTCGGCAAAGATACCTCCAAATGGAAGTGGGGCGACATGCACGCCTCCACGTTCAGGAACGGCACGCTCGGCGAATCGGGCATTGGGTTGATCGAGAATTTGTTCAACCGCGGTCCGTTCCCAACAGGCGGCGGCGAGGCGCTCGTCAACGCCACCGGCTGGTCGGTGCGCGACGGCTATGAAACCAACTGGCTGCCCTCCATGCGCATGATCGTTGACATGGGGAATTTGAGCAATTCAGTTACGGTTCACACCACCGGGCAATCGGGCCACGCGTATCATCCACACTACAGCGATATGGCGGAGCTGTGGACAGGCATCGATTACTATCCCATGCTGTGGGACTTGGACACGGTCACCGCCGACGCCGAAGGGCATTTGGTGTTAACGCCGTAA
- a CDS encoding VanZ family protein: MKWLTILFALLIGLIVYLADIGKLSLLGFIIQIPYSDKAGHFLLFGILTLLLDLTLFRSLPSRPPKLVAVFVGLTLALIIAAEEYSQQFFASRTFSLVDLAFSYLGVIFFSWVALKKSRAR; encoded by the coding sequence ATGAAGTGGCTCACGATTCTTTTTGCCCTCCTCATCGGCTTGATCGTCTATCTCGCCGATATCGGCAAACTCAGCCTGCTCGGCTTCATCATCCAGATTCCCTACAGCGACAAAGCGGGACACTTCCTCCTCTTTGGGATTCTCACCCTCCTCCTCGATTTGACTCTCTTCCGCTCGCTTCCTTCTCGACCTCCAAAACTGGTCGCAGTCTTCGTCGGCTTGACTCTCGCCCTCATCATCGCCGCGGAAGAATACTCGCAACAATTTTTTGCCAGCCGCACATTCAGCCTCGTTGACCTCGCGTTCAGTTATCTCGGCGTTATTTTCTTTTCGTGGGTAGCTTTGAAAAAAAGTAGGGCGAGATAA
- a CDS encoding DedA family protein translates to MDFLASLVDLFLHLDEHLANIINQYGAWTYAILFAVIFLETGFVVTPFLPGDSLLFAAGTFAALGSLNIYGLAALLMFAAILGDTVNYSIGYYLGERAYNIKFLKKEYFDKTHAFFEKHGGKTIFLARFVPIVRTFAPFVAGIGKMSYAYFITYNFVGGVVWVLLFTFAGYFFGNIPFVRKNFEFVIIAIIGISLLPMIVEWWKARREAKMEKAKAETP, encoded by the coding sequence ATGGATTTCCTTGCAAGTTTAGTTGACCTGTTCCTTCACTTGGACGAACACCTCGCCAACATCATCAACCAATACGGCGCTTGGACGTATGCCATCCTCTTCGCGGTGATCTTCTTGGAAACAGGCTTTGTCGTCACGCCGTTTCTGCCTGGCGACTCGTTGCTCTTCGCGGCTGGCACCTTCGCCGCGTTGGGGTCGTTGAACATCTACGGTTTGGCGGCGTTGCTCATGTTCGCCGCGATCCTTGGCGACACGGTCAACTATTCCATCGGTTACTATCTCGGCGAGCGCGCCTACAATATCAAATTCCTCAAAAAGGAATATTTCGACAAGACGCACGCCTTCTTTGAAAAACATGGCGGCAAGACGATCTTCCTTGCGCGCTTCGTCCCCATCGTCCGCACGTTTGCGCCGTTTGTGGCGGGCATCGGCAAAATGTCGTACGCTTATTTCATCACGTACAACTTTGTTGGCGGCGTGGTTTGGGTATTGCTCTTCACGTTTGCGGGATATTTCTTCGGCAATATCCCGTTCGTCCGCAAAAATTTCGAGTTCGTCATCATCGCCATCATCGGCATCTCACTGCTCCCCATGATCGTCGAGTGGTGGAAGGCGCGGCGCGAAGCAAAAATGGAAAAAGCGAAAGCAGAGACGCCGTAA
- a CDS encoding prolyl oligopeptidase family serine peptidase, with translation MTYRVESLMSARLFVVPQYAAKKIFFLSNLSGHLSLYAMKFGGSVPEPLLPPHIALQNPHLIGGLSFYVFSKLKKILVMIDKDGDENYQPMLIPLEGGFPEPAFDNFFAEYRVHLGECDEEKGVAYFGAERRDKPMVETYRADMKTGKLTKIAEYQFGLGIAAHNKDHNRLILGTGYSVGDAVLCLWEKGKQKTIYGKFLEDRAEGEQVPLNGIVSVVFSPSEKGAVVISSVFEDTFSLGYLDFAKPGELERVQLKGVKHKGVGELNEIVHLRKDRYMLLFNIDGCSWVYEGVFNEKKKQLTLLHVLVGAKPLDGGMLERVAYDTKTDSFTFSFSTATSPTQIYTVEGARRNKVTRHTNEKILGIPDSLLSKGEDASFLSHDGLRTSARLYLPSKGLGYKGARPVVYYIHGGPQGQERPDFAWFSMPLIQFLTLRGFAVFVPNVRGSTGYGLSYTKHVDRDWGGQDRLDHVHAMKHVLPKDKRLDVSRAAVVGRSYGGYMTLMQAGLHPDLWKASCDMFGPYDLLTFSERIPETWKPYFKLALGDPEKADERAFLIERSPKTHLHNMSAPMLVIQGRNDPRVVAAESEDLVRELKSKGKDIELLVFEDEGHDVLKYENRVTCYNAIADFFAKRLEP, from the coding sequence ATGACGTATCGCGTCGAATCGTTGATGTCTGCTCGTTTGTTCGTTGTGCCGCAGTATGCCGCTAAGAAGATATTCTTTCTGAGCAATTTATCGGGGCATTTGAGTTTGTATGCGATGAAGTTTGGCGGAAGCGTGCCTGAGCCGTTGTTGCCGCCGCACATTGCTCTGCAGAATCCGCATTTGATCGGCGGGCTGTCGTTTTATGTTTTTTCCAAGCTCAAGAAAATTCTGGTGATGATCGACAAAGACGGCGATGAAAATTATCAGCCGATGTTGATTCCGCTGGAAGGCGGTTTCCCCGAGCCCGCGTTCGATAATTTCTTTGCCGAGTATCGCGTGCATCTCGGCGAGTGCGATGAAGAGAAGGGCGTCGCCTATTTTGGAGCCGAGCGCCGCGACAAACCGATGGTCGAAACGTATCGTGCGGATATGAAAACGGGGAAGTTAACCAAGATCGCCGAATATCAATTTGGGTTGGGCATCGCCGCGCACAACAAGGATCACAACCGATTAATCCTCGGCACAGGCTATTCGGTCGGCGACGCTGTGTTGTGCCTGTGGGAAAAGGGCAAACAAAAAACGATCTACGGAAAATTTTTGGAAGATCGTGCGGAAGGCGAACAAGTCCCGTTGAACGGAATCGTCTCGGTCGTTTTCTCGCCCAGCGAAAAAGGCGCGGTGGTGATCTCGTCCGTGTTTGAGGATACGTTCAGCCTCGGCTACCTCGATTTTGCAAAGCCTGGCGAACTTGAACGCGTGCAATTGAAAGGCGTCAAGCACAAAGGTGTGGGCGAACTGAACGAGATCGTACATCTCCGCAAAGACCGTTATATGCTTCTGTTCAACATTGACGGTTGTTCATGGGTTTATGAAGGCGTGTTCAATGAAAAGAAAAAGCAATTGACTCTCCTGCATGTTTTGGTCGGCGCGAAACCGCTGGACGGCGGAATGCTCGAACGCGTCGCCTACGACACAAAGACCGATTCGTTCACCTTCTCGTTTTCAACTGCCACCTCGCCGACTCAAATCTACACCGTGGAGGGCGCGCGGCGGAACAAAGTGACGCGTCACACGAACGAGAAAATTCTTGGGATTCCCGACTCGCTGCTTTCCAAAGGGGAGGACGCTTCGTTTCTCTCCCACGACGGACTGCGCACATCCGCTCGACTCTATCTCCCCTCGAAGGGACTCGGCTATAAAGGCGCGCGACCCGTTGTTTATTACATCCACGGCGGTCCGCAGGGACAGGAACGCCCCGACTTCGCGTGGTTCTCGATGCCGTTGATTCAATTTCTCACGTTGCGCGGCTTTGCAGTCTTTGTGCCGAATGTGCGCGGCTCCACTGGTTATGGACTTTCCTACACCAAGCACGTTGACCGCGACTGGGGTGGGCAGGATCGTCTCGATCACGTCCATGCGATGAAGCATGTCTTACCGAAAGACAAACGCTTGGACGTTTCGCGCGCGGCAGTTGTCGGTCGCTCGTATGGCGGCTACATGACCCTGATGCAGGCGGGCTTACATCCCGATTTGTGGAAAGCCTCGTGCGATATGTTCGGTCCATACGATTTGCTCACGTTTTCAGAACGAATCCCTGAAACATGGAAACCATATTTCAAGCTCGCGCTCGGTGACCCCGAAAAAGCCGACGAGCGCGCCTTCCTCATCGAACGTTCGCCGAAGACTCATTTGCACAACATGTCCGCGCCGATGCTTGTCATTCAAGGGCGTAACGACCCGCGCGTCGTCGCCGCTGAATCGGAAGACCTCGTCCGCGAGTTGAAATCGAAAGGCAAAGATATCGAATTGCTCGTCTTTGAAGATGAAGGTCACGATGTGCTGAAATACGAGAACCGCGTCACTTGCTATAACGCCATCGCAGACTTCTTTGCAAAGCGTTTGGAGCCGTAA
- the mnmA gene encoding tRNA 2-thiouridine(34) synthase MnmA, translated as MPKVVVAMSGGVDSSVAAALLKEQGYEVVGMMLRLWSEPGKEDSNRCCTPDSMAQARRVAAQLDIPFYVIDAKDVFRETVVEYFLEGYARGETPNPCLICNRKIRWTFLLDHALALGADFMATGHYARVKKDERGKTLLMRAIDRSKDQSYVLHVLDQEKLKYALFPVGDYAKPEIRQIAEKHGLPTASRKDSQDLCFLAGEDYRNFLQRNAAEMLKPGEIVTREGVSIGAHNGLANYTIGQRKGLGIASAVPLYVITKDAASNTLVVGTQEQLGSSELTARDVNWVSGEAPREPFRAEVKIRYTAKEAEAWVKPMGESQASPESDRAVEVVFDAPQRDITAGQAAVFYQGDMAVGGGIIV; from the coding sequence ATGCCCAAAGTTGTCGTTGCCATGTCGGGAGGAGTCGACTCCTCCGTTGCCGCCGCCTTGCTCAAAGAGCAGGGCTATGAGGTTGTCGGCATGATGCTCCGTTTGTGGAGCGAGCCTGGCAAGGAAGATTCCAACCGCTGTTGCACGCCCGATTCGATGGCGCAAGCGCGGCGTGTGGCGGCACAACTCGATATTCCGTTTTATGTCATTGACGCGAAGGATGTTTTCCGCGAGACCGTCGTGGAATATTTTCTCGAGGGCTACGCGCGCGGCGAGACGCCAAATCCGTGCTTGATCTGTAATCGCAAGATCCGCTGGACGTTTTTGCTCGACCACGCGCTGGCATTGGGCGCGGACTTTATGGCGACGGGACATTACGCAAGAGTCAAGAAAGACGAAAGAGGAAAGACTCTTTTGATGAGAGCGATTGATCGCAGCAAGGATCAATCGTATGTTTTACATGTTCTCGATCAGGAAAAATTGAAGTATGCGTTATTTCCCGTCGGCGATTATGCCAAGCCAGAGATTCGACAGATCGCCGAAAAGCACGGACTACCAACTGCCTCGCGCAAAGACTCGCAGGATTTGTGCTTTCTCGCGGGCGAGGATTATCGAAACTTCTTACAACGCAATGCGGCAGAGATGTTGAAGCCAGGGGAAATCGTCACGCGTGAAGGTGTGTCTATCGGCGCGCACAACGGACTTGCGAATTACACCATCGGTCAGCGCAAGGGATTAGGAATCGCGTCTGCTGTGCCGCTTTATGTCATCACGAAAGACGCGGCAAGTAATACGCTGGTGGTGGGAACGCAAGAACAACTCGGTTCGAGCGAGTTGACCGCGCGCGACGTCAATTGGGTGAGCGGAGAAGCGCCGCGTGAACCGTTCCGCGCGGAGGTGAAGATTCGCTACACCGCGAAAGAGGCTGAAGCGTGGGTCAAGCCGATGGGGGAGAGTCAGGCATCCCCTGAGTCTGATCGGGCGGTCGAAGTCGTGTTCGACGCGCCGCAGCGCGACATCACAGCGGGGCAGGCGGCTGTGTTTTATCAAGGCGATATGGCGGTCGGCGGTGGAATCATTGTTTAA
- a CDS encoding cysteine desulfurase family protein encodes MIYLDYSATTPVDLRVVDAMSPFFNASFGNPSSVHRFGQIAEAAIDSARETVARVLNCKPDEIIFTSCGSESDNLAIRGAAYAMREKTGATWILASRAEHPAVTKTLEHLGKYEGFLVEWLDVDERGMVAPETVSKAICGDTAIVSVMYANNEIGTINPIKEIAEICRAHNILLHTDAVQAAAYLAVDVEELGVDLMSLGAHKFYGPKGVGALYVRKGTPLIPHLTGGGQEFGLRAGTQNVPYIVGFAEALRLTAEERDQRVAHVQPLRDRIIGSVLESIPDSQLTGDLESRLPHHASFAFKGVDGNLLLTLLDAAGFACSSGSACKTGNPEPSDVMNAIGLAREWGLGSLRVTLGKDTQADHVESFVNALPGLVEKARKLK; translated from the coding sequence ATGATTTATTTGGATTATTCCGCGACAACGCCTGTGGATTTGCGCGTCGTGGACGCGATGTCGCCCTTCTTCAACGCTTCTTTCGGCAACCCTTCGTCTGTCCACCGCTTCGGACAGATTGCCGAAGCCGCGATCGATTCGGCGCGTGAGACAGTTGCGCGCGTGTTGAATTGCAAACCCGATGAAATTATTTTCACCTCGTGCGGCTCTGAGTCGGATAACCTCGCGATACGCGGCGCGGCGTACGCGATGCGCGAAAAGACCGGCGCAACATGGATTCTCGCCTCGCGCGCCGAACATCCCGCTGTGACGAAGACGCTCGAACACCTTGGCAAATACGAAGGCTTCCTCGTCGAATGGCTGGATGTGGATGAGCGCGGCATGGTTGCGCCAGAGACCGTTTCAAAAGCGATTTGTGGCGACACCGCGATCGTTTCGGTGATGTATGCGAATAACGAGATCGGCACGATCAACCCCATCAAAGAGATCGCTGAAATTTGCCGCGCGCATAATATTTTGTTGCACACTGACGCGGTCCAAGCCGCGGCGTATTTGGCGGTGGATGTAGAGGAACTTGGCGTGGATCTGATGTCGCTTGGCGCGCATAAGTTCTATGGACCGAAGGGCGTCGGCGCGTTGTACGTCCGTAAGGGGACGCCGCTTATTCCGCATCTCACCGGCGGGGGGCAGGAGTTCGGCCTGCGCGCAGGGACTCAGAATGTGCCATACATCGTCGGTTTTGCCGAGGCGCTGCGGTTGACTGCCGAAGAGCGCGATCAACGCGTGGCTCACGTCCAGCCTCTGCGCGACAGAATCATCGGCTCGGTTCTCGAATCGATTCCCGATTCGCAGCTCACCGGCGATTTGGAGTCGCGCCTGCCGCACCATGCCAGTTTTGCATTCAAAGGCGTAGACGGAAACTTACTGCTCACGCTTCTCGACGCGGCTGGCTTTGCCTGCTCCTCCGGCTCCGCCTGCAAAACAGGCAACCCCGAACCCAGCGACGTGATGAACGCCATCGGTCTCGCGCGCGAGTGGGGGTTAGGGTCGTTGAGAGTCACGTTAGGTAAAGACACTCAAGCAGACCATGTTGAGTCATTTGTAAACGCTTTGCCCGGCTTGGTCGAGAAAGCCCGCAAGCTGAAATAA
- a CDS encoding NBR1-Ig-like domain-containing protein: MKKQLITLGLCALLIASCGGGQAEATPTNTLSPDDIQTLAVETFSAVLTQTALAAPSETPAPTLTASATFAPFATSTGGSLPVGASPTTSSGNACYRMTFVSDVSIPDNTAMTPGQNFTKTWKVLNSGTCAWEAGFKFVFTGGEQMSGVNFTLASPVPSNGQLDISVAMIAPSKTGTLRGNWRMQTAGGQFFGDEVYVQIIVGGSATTGTPPTSTATGSAATATPSETPSPTETSPSTTTTP, from the coding sequence ATGAAAAAACAACTCATCACATTGGGGCTTTGCGCGTTGTTGATCGCGTCATGCGGCGGAGGACAAGCCGAAGCGACGCCGACGAACACACTCAGCCCGGATGACATTCAAACGCTCGCCGTCGAGACGTTTTCAGCGGTTCTAACCCAGACCGCGCTTGCCGCGCCATCGGAGACTCCCGCCCCCACCCTGACCGCGTCCGCGACATTCGCGCCCTTCGCGACAAGCACAGGAGGATCGTTACCTGTGGGAGCGTCGCCAACTACTAGCAGTGGAAACGCTTGTTATCGCATGACATTCGTCAGCGACGTTTCGATTCCAGATAACACCGCCATGACCCCCGGACAAAACTTTACCAAAACGTGGAAGGTCCTAAATTCCGGCACATGCGCGTGGGAGGCGGGTTTCAAATTCGTCTTCACGGGCGGCGAGCAGATGAGCGGAGTAAATTTCACGCTCGCTTCTCCCGTTCCGTCGAATGGGCAATTGGATATTTCCGTCGCGATGATCGCGCCATCGAAAACTGGAACCTTGCGCGGCAACTGGCGTATGCAAACCGCAGGCGGACAATTCTTCGGCGATGAGGTCTACGTGCAAATCATTGTCGGCGGAAGCGCCACGACAGGCACACCGCCAACCAGTACCGCGACCGGCTCAGCGGCAACCGCCACGCCTTCCGAAACGCCATCTCCGACTGAAACATCGCCGAGTACAACAACCACTCCCTAA
- a CDS encoding DUF4404 family protein, with product MTDKKLTKLLEELHTTLDATEAVDEKGRELLRALNADINELLERSEGAQSDDSLLERMRETMAYFENTHPSFASALANLLTVLNNAGI from the coding sequence ATGACGGATAAAAAACTCACCAAATTGCTTGAAGAACTGCATACAACCCTCGATGCCACTGAGGCTGTGGATGAAAAAGGACGCGAACTTCTGCGCGCGCTCAACGCGGACATCAATGAACTCCTCGAACGCTCCGAAGGCGCGCAATCTGACGACTCGCTCCTCGAGCGGATGCGCGAAACAATGGCATATTTCGAAAATACGCATCCGTCCTTTGCTTCCGCTCTGGCGAATCTGCTCACAGTCCTCAATAACGCCGGAATTTGA
- a CDS encoding ABC transporter permease, which yields MKTLTSNLRLFWQGAILSYVALFHWMRPIQYTASKILMPLAQMFFFVFLGTYANGADSASFYIIGNALQITAVSGIFGMTMSIGGDRDSGTLGYIFGTPANRLVVFMGRAMMNILDGALGVVIAFVWGVLLMGLDLSNTNLPALGLVILITTISTCGLGLLLGCIALITVNVMFVNNFVYFLLLIFSGANIPINTLPVWMQSISFILPLTRGITAARELVGGGSLAQVAPLLIGELIVGAAYFTLGYFLFKIFEITAKRRGTLDVF from the coding sequence ATGAAAACGCTCACCAGCAACCTCCGTTTGTTCTGGCAGGGCGCGATATTGTCTTATGTCGCCCTCTTTCACTGGATGCGCCCGATTCAGTACACTGCCTCTAAAATTTTGATGCCGCTCGCGCAGATGTTCTTCTTCGTTTTTCTTGGCACGTACGCAAACGGAGCGGACAGCGCTTCCTTTTATATCATTGGGAACGCGCTCCAGATCACGGCGGTGAGCGGAATCTTCGGCATGACCATGAGCATCGGCGGCGACCGCGACAGCGGCACGCTCGGTTACATTTTCGGGACGCCCGCCAACCGCCTCGTAGTTTTCATGGGGCGCGCGATGATGAATATCCTCGACGGCGCGCTCGGCGTTGTCATCGCATTTGTGTGGGGAGTCTTGCTTATGGGGCTTGACCTTTCCAATACAAATCTTCCCGCGCTTGGGTTGGTCATTCTCATAACGACGATCAGCACTTGCGGATTGGGTCTGTTGCTGGGGTGCATCGCCCTGATCACGGTCAACGTGATGTTTGTGAATAACTTTGTTTATTTCCTGCTCCTGATCTTTTCCGGCGCAAATATCCCAATTAATACATTGCCGGTGTGGATGCAATCCATTTCGTTCATCCTACCGCTGACGCGTGGGATTACCGCCGCGCGTGAGTTGGTCGGCGGAGGATCACTGGCGCAGGTCGCCCCTCTGCTAATTGGCGAGTTGATTGTCGGGGCGGCGTATTTCACGCTCGGTTATTTTCTGTTCAAAATTTTTGAAATTACGGCAAAACGCCGCGGTACGCTGGACGTCTTTTAG